TCAGCCCGCCCGTACCCCGGCGCCGCACCCCGGCGCCCCGCCCAGCGCCGCCCGACCGGGCGTCAGCACCCCAGCCAGGAGCCGCCCGTGCCGCCCGCCGACCCCGCCACCCCCGGCGAGCCCCGCAGGGAACAACTGCTGAACGCCGCCGACCGGGTGGTCCAGCGGGAGGGCCCGGGCGCCAGCATGAACGCCATCGCCGCCGAGGCCGGCATCACCAAGCCGATCCTCTACCGCCACTTCGGCGACCGCACCGGCCTCATCCGGGCCCTCACCGAACGGCACACCGGCGGACTGCTCGCCGCCGTGCGGGCCGCGCTGAACGAGCCGCTGGAGCGCCGCGACCGGGTCGAGCACGTGCTGGACACCTACCTGGCCGGCATCGAGTCGCGCCCGCAGGTCTACCGGCTGCTGACCCACCCGGAGGCGGGCGACCCGACCGGCGCCGGCAACGCCCTCGCGCCCGCCCTCAAGCAGATCGCCGACGAGATCACCAACGCGGTGGCCGTCCAGGTCGACCTGGGGCCGGAGACGCCGCTGCTCTCCGAGGCCTGGGGCCGGGGGATCACCGGCATGGTGCTGGCGGCCGGGGACTGGTGGCTGGAGACCAAACCCTGCCCGCGCGCCCGGATGGTGCAGGCCCTGGCCGACCTGCTCTGGGGCCGGCTCGCCGCGGCCGCGGAGCTGCCGTCCGCCACCCCGCCGGCCCCGGCGGCCGCGCCGGCCGACTGAACTCTTGTGCGGTACATGCCAGTCGGGCATCATCGGGCCCCACCCGAAACCGCCGCCGGCCCAGCGAGGTAGCCCCATGCGCCTGCTCCGTACCGCCGCCGCCCTCCTGCTCGCCACCGCCACAGCCCTGGCCGGATCCCCGG
The sequence above is a segment of the Kitasatospora sp. NBC_00240 genome. Coding sequences within it:
- a CDS encoding TetR family transcriptional regulator, which gives rise to MPPADPATPGEPRREQLLNAADRVVQREGPGASMNAIAAEAGITKPILYRHFGDRTGLIRALTERHTGGLLAAVRAALNEPLERRDRVEHVLDTYLAGIESRPQVYRLLTHPEAGDPTGAGNALAPALKQIADEITNAVAVQVDLGPETPLLSEAWGRGITGMVLAAGDWWLETKPCPRARMVQALADLLWGRLAAAAELPSATPPAPAAAPAD